From a region of the Terriglobia bacterium genome:
- a CDS encoding NADH-quinone oxidoreductase subunit B family protein — protein MLGRALNIREVDAGSCNGCEQEIVALNSPYYDLERFGIHFVASPKHADMLLVTGPVTRNMAEAVKQTYAATPSPKLVVAVGACGCSGGVFSGSYAVAGAVDSIIPVDGYIPGCPPTPGMLLTGILRVLQKRG, from the coding sequence ATGCTCGGGCGCGCGCTGAACATCCGCGAAGTAGACGCGGGCTCCTGTAACGGCTGCGAACAGGAGATCGTCGCACTGAACAGCCCTTACTACGACCTGGAACGCTTCGGGATCCATTTCGTGGCTTCGCCCAAGCACGCAGACATGCTCCTGGTGACCGGTCCGGTGACGCGCAACATGGCAGAGGCGGTGAAACAGACTTACGCGGCGACTCCCTCACCCAAACTCGTCGTCGCCGTGGGCGCGTGCGGCTGCAGCGGTGGCGTTTTCTCGGGCAGCTACGCCGTGGCCGGCGCGGTGGACTCGATCATACCGGTTGACGGCTACATACCGGGCTGCCCTCCAACGCCGGGCATGCTCCTGACGGGGATCTTGAGAGTCTTGCAGAAGCGAGGATGA